One window of the Natrarchaeobius halalkaliphilus genome contains the following:
- a CDS encoding PHP-associated domain-containing protein yields MSAGGVSRVDCHVKVLDDTVVARARRAGFDAIVYAPHFTRLPEIRRRAAVYSSDDLLVVPAREVFTGSWHDRKHVLAIGLDEPVPDFISLDAALTEFERQNAAVLAPHPEFATVSLTAADLKRYAETIDAVDIFNPKHLRSHNRRARNLASELGLAPFTSSYAHLPRSVGIAHTEFDAEIETEADLVATLTDGVSRRVVHRNGLERVRTTARELAHLIYENTWKKADRLFLSGIEPTHPRHIAYDGRFDDVSVY; encoded by the coding sequence GTGAGCGCTGGAGGAGTCTCCCGGGTCGACTGTCACGTGAAGGTACTCGACGATACCGTCGTCGCTCGAGCCCGGCGAGCCGGATTCGACGCCATCGTGTACGCACCTCACTTCACCCGTCTCCCGGAAATCCGACGGCGTGCGGCGGTTTACTCGAGCGACGATCTCCTCGTCGTCCCGGCGAGAGAGGTCTTTACCGGGAGCTGGCACGACCGGAAACACGTCCTCGCGATCGGGTTGGACGAGCCGGTCCCGGATTTCATTTCACTCGACGCCGCGTTGACGGAGTTCGAGCGTCAGAACGCGGCTGTCCTCGCTCCGCACCCGGAGTTCGCCACGGTAAGCCTGACCGCGGCGGACCTAAAGCGGTATGCAGAGACGATCGACGCGGTGGACATTTTCAATCCGAAGCACCTGCGGTCACACAACCGCCGGGCGCGCAATCTCGCTTCGGAACTCGGGCTTGCGCCGTTTACGTCGTCGTACGCACACCTCCCGCGATCCGTCGGAATCGCCCACACCGAGTTCGACGCCGAAATCGAGACCGAGGCCGATCTCGTCGCGACCCTCACGGACGGCGTTTCGAGGCGAGTCGTCCATCGAAACGGACTCGAGCGCGTCCGAACGACGGCTCGCGAACTCGCACACCTCATCTACGAAAATACCTGGAAGAAGGCGGATCGACTCTTTCTGTCGGGGATCGAGCCGACGCACCCGCGGCACATCGCCTACGACGGCCGGTTCGACGACGTTTCGGTCTACTGA
- a CDS encoding transcription elongation factor Spt5 — translation MGIYAVKTTASQEQTVADMIINREESEVHAALAPDSLTSYVMVESDGHAVLERVLEEIPHARSIVPGESDISEVEHFLSPKPDVEGIAEGDIVELIAGPFKGEKAQVQRIDEGKDQVTVELYEATVPIPVTVRGDQIRVLDSDER, via the coding sequence ATGGGAATCTACGCTGTCAAGACGACGGCGAGCCAGGAACAGACCGTCGCGGACATGATTATCAACCGCGAAGAGTCGGAGGTACACGCCGCGCTCGCGCCCGACTCGCTCACGTCGTACGTGATGGTCGAGTCCGATGGACACGCCGTTCTGGAACGCGTCCTCGAGGAGATTCCCCACGCTCGGAGCATCGTTCCCGGCGAGTCAGACATCTCGGAAGTCGAGCACTTCCTCTCACCGAAGCCGGACGTCGAAGGGATCGCGGAAGGCGACATCGTCGAACTCATCGCCGGACCGTTCAAAGGCGAGAAAGCTCAGGTTCAGCGCATCGACGAAGGCAAAGATCAGGTGACGGTCGAACTGTACGAAGCGACGGTTCCGATTCCGGTCACGGTGCGTGGAGACCAGATTCGCGTCCTCGATTCCGACGAACGATAG
- a CDS encoding S1C family serine protease, producing MPSRQRPCSRRRMLALALGTSGLIGGTTVTGATRSVSSSEIGGGETNGSIQNDDVDSDGYAAVYEETIDDVVLVAIRGSNDDPGGLGSGFVLENGFVVTNHHVAGDADGVEVQFRDEQWRTGTVVGSDRHSDLAVVEIDDLPEIVSGLSLWEAEPVIGSEVLALGNPLGLDASISQGIVSGIDRSLPSPTGFSIPAAIQTDAPVNPGNSGGPLVTLEGEVLGVVFAGLGQTIGFAISALLADRVVPALIGDGAYDHPYLGVGVLPVGPQVATANDLEEPRGVLITDVEPGGPADGVLESATERETIDGDSVRAGGDVIVAIDGHDIPNEEILSSTLALETSPGETIEIDVVRDGERGTLEVTLSSRPDVDTP from the coding sequence ATGCCATCACGACAACGACCGTGTTCTCGCCGCCGGATGCTCGCGCTGGCACTCGGAACCAGTGGACTTATCGGCGGGACGACAGTCACAGGAGCGACCCGGTCCGTCTCGAGCAGCGAGATCGGGGGAGGTGAGACGAACGGATCGATCCAGAACGACGACGTGGATTCAGATGGATACGCGGCGGTGTACGAGGAAACCATCGACGACGTCGTTCTCGTCGCTATCCGCGGCTCGAACGACGACCCCGGCGGCCTCGGATCGGGATTCGTCCTCGAGAACGGGTTCGTCGTGACGAACCACCACGTCGCCGGCGACGCCGACGGCGTCGAGGTACAGTTCAGGGACGAACAGTGGCGAACTGGAACGGTCGTCGGCTCGGACAGACACAGCGATCTCGCCGTCGTCGAGATCGACGACCTCCCCGAAATCGTCTCCGGGCTCTCCCTTTGGGAGGCCGAGCCGGTGATCGGAAGCGAGGTGCTCGCTCTCGGAAACCCGCTCGGACTCGACGCCTCCATCTCTCAGGGGATCGTCAGCGGAATCGACCGGTCGTTGCCGAGCCCGACAGGGTTCTCGATTCCGGCGGCGATCCAGACCGACGCGCCGGTCAACCCCGGAAACAGTGGCGGCCCCCTGGTCACCCTCGAGGGCGAGGTTCTCGGCGTCGTCTTCGCCGGGTTGGGCCAGACGATCGGGTTCGCGATCTCCGCGCTCCTGGCCGACCGCGTCGTCCCCGCACTTATCGGGGACGGCGCGTACGATCATCCGTATCTGGGGGTGGGCGTCCTTCCGGTCGGACCACAGGTCGCGACGGCGAACGATCTCGAGGAACCACGCGGCGTCCTGATTACGGACGTCGAACCGGGTGGGCCGGCCGACGGCGTACTCGAGTCGGCGACCGAGAGGGAGACGATCGACGGTGATTCGGTTCGCGCCGGCGGTGACGTGATCGTCGCGATCGACGGACACGATATTCCCAACGAGGAGATCCTGTCGTCGACGCTTGCGCTCGAGACCTCACCGGGCGAGACGATCGAAATCGACGTCGTCCGCGACGGCGAACGAGGAACGCTCGAGGTGACGCTTTCGTCGCGACCGGACGTCGACACGCCGTGA
- a CDS encoding DUF7565 family protein encodes MAWECEIDGCGSVFDDVEAAIIHQATEHERPECKVCGTIVPDGYLAIRHAFNEHSRAEYVRAYGASSEEVREREELLEEIESVADMELIANQLTR; translated from the coding sequence ATGGCCTGGGAATGCGAGATCGACGGCTGCGGTTCCGTGTTCGACGACGTCGAGGCGGCTATTATCCATCAGGCGACCGAACACGAACGCCCCGAATGCAAAGTCTGTGGGACGATCGTTCCCGACGGCTATCTCGCGATTCGCCACGCGTTCAACGAACACAGTCGCGCGGAGTACGTCCGCGCCTACGGTGCGAGCTCCGAGGAGGTTCGCGAGCGCGAGGAACTGCTCGAGGAGATCGAGTCGGTCGCTGACATGGAACTGATCGCGAATCAACTGACCCGGTAG
- a CDS encoding protein translocase SEC61 complex subunit gamma, with protein MDVPYDLTSYVRVLKMATTPTTEEFLQVSKIAGAGILLVGFIGFIIGGIMLLVTGGF; from the coding sequence ATGGACGTTCCGTACGACCTGACCTCATACGTTCGGGTGTTGAAAATGGCGACGACACCCACCACTGAGGAGTTCCTTCAGGTGTCGAAGATCGCCGGTGCAGGGATCTTGCTCGTCGGCTTCATCGGATTTATCATCGGCGGAATCATGCTGCTCGTGACCGGTGGTTTCTGA